TTTCGGTATTCAGCATCCTGCCGCTTTACAATGTGCTGAATGCGCAGGTGATCCAAAAGGGGACGGCTCCCAAGATCATGGGTCCGGCCGTCTCGGTCACGTACCAGGCCATGGCCGATCAGACCGGCTCCATCAACATGACAAGCGCCGGCAAGACAAATTTCTGGGATTATGTCCTCCCCCTGTTCGGCGCCGATCTTCAGGTGGATGAAGGGCTCATGGGGGCCAAGATGCCGGGCATCACCAATCAACCCCAACCTCTTCCGTGGGAAGGGGAAAATGTGTATTGGTTTAGTGCCGCAGGAATTCCGATTACTTCCTTGGACGACAATTTGAACGTCAACTCCTATCCCCTGATGAATGTTAAGGCCATGGATCCTTTAAACACCGCTGTCCTTTCCTCCCTGCCCGTGGTGGTTCCCATATCGGATGAGATGAATTGCAACGTCTGTCATGCCACCGGAAATGTGGGGGCTTCCATTTCCGGCCTGCCATGGAGCGCCAATGCCAACCCGGCGATCCAGTATAGGGAAAACGTCCTGATCCTTCATGATTATAGAAACGGCACGAACCTGTTCAACAGTCAGCCGGTTCTCTGCGCCTCCTGTCACTATTCTCCGGCCCTGGACCTGACCCATGCCGGACCGGTGGGACCGCAGATAACCAACCCGACCCTTTCCCGGGCCGTACATGGATATCACGCCACAAGGACCCCTGTGGATCCACCCAGTGGAAATGCCTGTTATTATTGCCATCCGGGTGAAAATACCCAATGTGCTCGAGGGGCCATGGATACGGCGGGTCTGAGTTGTTCGGACTGTCACGGCACCCTGACCGCCGTGGGCCATGCAAACCGGACCCCCTGGACGGATCTCCCCACGTGCCAGTCCTGCCACACGGGGGATGCCCTCAACAATTATGACGGCCAGATCATTCGACGCAGGACCTATGCCGACAGCCCGGATCAGGCCACTTTTATTGTTGCAGCCAATAAGCGATTTGCCGAGCAGGCCGGGACGCTTTATCGGAACAGCGTCGGACATAACGGTGTGAGCTGCCCGTCCTGTCATGGCAGTCCCCATGCCATATGGCCTTCACGGGAAGCGAATGACAACTTGGCAGCCCTTCAGATTCAGGGTCATGACGGCATGATCACTGAATGTGCGGCCTGCCATGGAAGCGGATTGCCCTTGACCCTTAACGGACCTCATGGCATTCACAATGTAAACAGTCAGGCATGGGTCAAGGACCATGAAGAATTCAAGTCTCAGGCGGCCTGTGGGACGTGCCATGGTGCGACCGGAGACGGGACGGTGATTTCAAAGGCCGCGGCAGACCGAATTTTTGAGGTGGAAGATCGTATTGTCGCCATTCCCAAGGGTACGCAGATCGGTTGCGGTCTTTGCCATGAAAATGAGCTTGTCGGGGATGACGACGACGATGATTGATCAATGGATGACTTTGTGAAGTCCGGTAAGGTAAAAAGATTAGCGTGAAAAGGAGTTACTGAGATTGCGAAGCAGACACCCTCGTAAGGGTGATCGGTCTGATAACTCCGCGGTCACCCGGCTCCTTGATCACCTCGTCAATAATCGTATACTTGGAATAAAGACCGTTAAAAGAGTCTTTGTTCGCAGCCTTTAAATCCGCAGTGTAGTGTACTCTATCCCCTGAATACATCACCAGATATAGGCTGCTCCCGCTGACGACCCCATTGACATGATAGTCTCCCAAAACTCCGGTAACTGAACGGCCTTCCTGCGTGAACTCCGCGGCACCCCATTCCGGTGAATTCCATGCGCCTGAAACATTAATTTCCGGTTCGGCTGTCTTCGTATCCAGCCAGTGTTGGCCCCTGGTCATGGGTATGCCGCAAGATGCAAAAAAGAAGCCCAGGAGAACGACCCATACGATTGCGTAACATCTGTGAAGGAAAGATCTTGATTCCATACGACACCTCCATCTGAATTGACGCCACTGATAAAAGCTTGTTTTGATGGTAAAGTGTACGTCAAGAATGCACGGCGTGTCAAGAAGCGCCCTTAACGGGATTGATCCCGGCGGCAAAAGGTATGTATTGAGATTTTATTGAAAGATGGATTACTAAATGTTAGAAATGCATCTTCCTTCCGCGTTAAACGGAGATTAAGATGTATCATGGAGGAGGATTTCATGAAAATCCCGTTCACCCCGCTTGCGATCGGAGATCTTACCCTAAAGAATCGTTTCGTCCGTTCGGCCACCTATGATGGGGGAGCGGACCCTGGCGGATTTGTTTCAGAGTGGCAGATTGACCTGTACACCGCCCTGGCCAGAGGAGAGGTCGGGCTGATCGTCAGCGGCATCTTTAACGTGGATTCAGCGGGAAAGATTTCCCCGTCTCAAAACTCAATCCAACGGGATCATTCCATCGAAGGCTTGTCATGGCTGGTCAACGCGGTTCATGAACATGGTTCCAAACTGGCGGTTCAGCTCTTTCACGGCGGCAGGGAGGCCTTTCGCCGTCAGGGGGCGTTGGGTCGGCGTGCCCTGGGTCCCTCGGATCTGGAGCCGGGAGAGGACCCTTATTTTGAAGGTGCCTGCAGGGGCATGACAGCTGAGGAAATCGAGGCCGTCATCGATGCCTTCGGAAAGGCTGCGGGCCGGGTCAAGAGGGCGGGGGCCGACGCGGTGCAGGTACATGGCGCCCACGCCTACCTCCTTTCCCAGTTCCTCTCCCCCCAAAGTAACCGGAGAAAAGACAACTGGGGCGGTCCTCTTGAAAACCGCCTTCGACTGCACAAAAGGGTCTATGCCGCGGTGCGAAAGGCAGTGGGGAAGAAATACCCGGTAATGATCAAGCTGGGGGTGGCGGACGGGTTCGCCGGCGGGCTCGAATTTGAGGAAGGTTTGCAGGCGGCGGTGCAACTGGCTGACCTCGGCTATGACGCTATCGAGGTCAGCCAGGGTCTCAGGGGGGGTGACTTCACCCAAGCCGAGTTCCGCCCGAAGATCGTCAAAAGGGAGCAAGAGGGTTACTTCCGGGAATGGTGCCGGCAAGTCAAGGCGAAAGTCAATGTGCCGGTAACCATGGTGGGGGGACTGCGCAGTCGAGACCTGATGGAGGAGGTCTTAAGCGCGGGTCACGCCGACCTCGTGGCCCTGTGCCGGCCGTTGATTCGGGAGCCGGACCTAATCGCCTCCTGGAGCACCGGTGAGGAACGCCGGCCCACCTGCATCTCGTGTAACGGCTGTTTTGATCTGATTTTGACCGGCGCACGGTTAAAATGTGTCCTCGGGGAAAAAGAGGACGCACATCTGTGATGTGGTGGGGGTGCGCTCCGAACGACCGCCCCGATGCCTTGAATAAACGCGACCAGAAGGCCCTGGAATGAACCTGGAGGGAAGTTCTTGCCAGGCAGATTCAGGTGCCGAGATGTCAGGGCTTGAGAGAGATTTCTTATGAAGGATAATTCTGAACTCAAAAGACAGGCCCTGGAACTCATCAACCGGCAGAGCACCATGACCCTGGCCACGGCCCGTGATAATACGCCCTGGGCCGCGCCGGTGTACTACGTGTTTTACCAATCCGCGTTTTTCTTCTTTTCAGATCCGGAGTCCAGACATATTATCGAAGCGATGGAAAGCAAACAGGCGTCAGCCGCCATCTACCCCTATGCCGACACCTGGCAGGGCATCAAGGGAATTCAGATGTCCGGCGCCGTTCGGCAATTGACACCCGGTATCACCGCTGTTCAAGCCATTCGCGCATATACCAGAAAATTTAGATTTGTCAGAGAGTTCTTTGACGCCGGTCAGGCATTGAACCTGGAAAACTTTGTCAAGCGATTCAAGGTTCGTTTCTACAGGCTGGATCCCCGAATCGTTTACTACCTGGACAATCAGATCAAATTCGGGTTCAGGGAGAGAATAACGCTATGACGCCGCGGTTAATGGGGCTGCGCCAAGATGGATCTGCCAAAGACTTTTCTCCATATCCTGCATCATAAGGGGAACAGAAATATCGTGTCAAGATGCGCCTTGGATGCCTGCATCCATATATCTTGCAGTGCCTGAACGAAAACCCCGTTCAGGCACAATTGAATATTCAAGAATTGAAAATTGAAAATTGATGGAACAAAATTTACATTAACAGAACCTCTTGTCATATTTCACTATTTCTTGATTTTCCGGGTTTCCGTTCGGGTACTATCTAAAGTTGATTTTGGCATCGGGTCATCCATTTACGTATGAGGCCATATGCATGCAGGGGCCCTCAATATGGAAAGCCGCCTTGACACTGATGATCCACCCGGATACACTATGAAGCGGCCAGGGCTTCTGATTAACTCAATTTTACCCACGGATTCGTATGGGCGCCCCCGTTGTCTTTTTACTCATCGGAATACGGGTTTTGCCCCATTGTCGTGAGATTGGAATATGGAAATAATGTCTTGCATGGTTGGGGAATTTGTTCCCTTTTGTAAGTATCTTGAGAGTCCAAAGTTCTCACGTCATGCCGGACTTGATCCCCGCAAGTACGGGATCTTCGACCGGCATCCAGAACATTTAACTTATCAAAAAGACACTGGATTCCGGCTTTCGCCGGAATGACGGCCTGGAATTTATGCATTCAATAAAATCAATACATTACGAGAACTTTGGACTGTGGAGTAAGTATTGAGAGATTGTTTTTTCCAAAAACTTCAGAATACCATCCAATGGAGACCACACTATGAACCGTTCGAACGCTGCAATGTTGATTGTCGGTATGACCGTGCTGCTGTGGCTGACCGGGTGCGCCACGGAGCCTTATGTCAGCGGCGGCAGTTTTGATCAGGAAACCGCCGCTGCCATTACCTTGTTCACGAGGAGCGATCGCACCATGCAAAACCTTTTTGACTCCGCTGCCGGATATGCGGTCTTTCCGACGGTGACCAAGGGGGCTATCGGCATCGGTGCTGCGCATGGGGACGGACAGGTGTTTGCCGACGGGAGATTGATCGGCCTCTCCTCGGTGAGCCAGGGCACTATCGGCCTGCAACTAGGGGCTCAGGAATACGCCGAGGTGATTTTCTTCCGGGACAAAGTCGCCCTGGACAGGTTTGCAGAGGGTCAGTGGGCGTTGAGCGCGCAGGCCACGGCCGTCGCCGCCTCCGAGGGAGCGGCCGCCGATGCGAACTACCAGAAAGGCGTGCTGGTGTTCACCCTTGCCAAGGGTGGCCTGATGTTTGAAGCCAGCGTCGGCGGTCAGCGGTTCACGTTTACCCCGCTGCGCAAGCTGCCGCTGTATTGACACCCCGTGACGTCTGCTTTTCGGAATGATGGCAGACGGGATTCAGTCTGCGGCTTTGCGGTAGTTCAGTATTCGTTAAAGGTCGGATAACAGTTCACCCCGAGGGGTTGAACCCCCTTTGATACCCTGATAAATTATGCCATACGTCACCTGCACCAAAAAAAAATCACATCCAAAGGTCAGCATTGAGGTCTGTACCCGATGCAGGGTGAAGAACTGTCCCGATTATCAGGAGTACTGTCAACCCACCTTGTTTCCCGCTTTGATTCAAGAAAAAACCTTCAGGTCACCCGTTAAAATACGGAAATCCAAACCCGAACCCCTTGCAAACGGCCCTGTGCAGCTGTCATTCATCGGACCGGCTGAACCATCAAGACAAAATAATTGATCGCAGTTGCCGTTATCATGAAGATTCGATTCCATTACTGAGAAACACCTGCTGGAGAATAGACAAATGGAACATCAAGACGGGTTTTTCAAAGGCATCCGGGATACCCGGATATACTATCACACCTGGTTGCCTGACGGCGATCCGAAAGGCATCCTGATCGTGGTGCATGGACTTGCCGAACACTCGGGACGGTACATGAATCTTGTCGATCACTTTGTGCCCCTGGGTTACGCCGTATATGGGATGGATCATATCGGGCATGGGCAGTCCGAGGGCGCCAGGGTCTATGTCCAGCGGTTTGAGGATTACACCGGTACCCTCAAGATCTTCCGTGACATGGTAGGACAATGGCATCCTGAAACGCCGGTCTTCCTGGTAGGACACAGCATGGGGGGATTGATCTCCGCGGTCTATCTCCTGGAACACCAGTCAGAGATAACAGGGGCCGTACTCACCGGTCCCAGCGTGAAGGTCTCCGACAACACGTCGCCCATCACGGTCTTCTTTGGAAAGATGTTTTCCGCCTTGATCCCTAAACTTGGCGTGATACGGCTGGAGGCAGAAGGGATCAGCCGGGATCCGGCGGTTGTGGCGGCCTATGTCAATGATCCTATGGTTTACAGCGGGAAGATCCCCGCCCGGCTGGCTGCCGAACTGCTCAAGGCGATGCAGCGGGTATCGGCTGAAGGCGCCGGGATCACCCTGCCCGTATTGATCATCCAAGGGGGGAAAGACAGGCTGGTGGATCCTTCAGGGGCCCGGATGCTCTATGAAAAGATTACATCAAGGGATAAAACCATCAAGATCTATGATGAGCTCTACCATGAAGTATTCAATGAACCGGAGCATGATCAAGTTCTAAGCTTTGTGGAAGGATGGCTGGCGTCACACCTCGGTTCACAGGGGTAACCATTTGCCGAATTCGGCGCATCCGGAACGTCTGCCCTGAAGCAGGGCGTTGATAGACAGGCCCGTTGGATGTCGGGCAAAGGGCCGGCCTTCATGATGTGCAATGGGCCGGGCCTTTGAAATGTCAGTTTTGTTGAACAGGTCTTAACATGCAGAACGTCCAGATATTGCCAACGCCTCCCACCTCCTTGACCCACCCGGTAAACCGGTCCGTCCGGACCCCCTCCATCTGATGCGGTACATACAATGGGATAGCGGGGAGATCCCTTGAAAGCAGATTTTGAAGCCGCATCACCATCCGCCGTCGTTCTTTAAGGTCAAGGGCCTGCATCTGCATTTCAGCCAGTCTGTCGAATCTGTCAGTGTGGTAACCAGAGAAGTTCCACTGGTTCGGAAGATTGTAAGCGGAGTGGAAGAATCGCCTCAGGTAGTCGGGGTCCAGGGACAGACCTCTCCAACTCAGGATAAACATGTCAAAATCCTGGTCGACTTTGACCTGGCGAATCAGATTGGCGAAGGCGGTGGAATCCCAGGACACAGGTATCCCGAATTCCCCCAGCCATTCCTGAATGGCTTGCCCGGAGGCGGCCATCTCCGTGTCGTAATGGGCCGGAGGGGTGATCAGCGTCAGGCGCCCCATGGCCTTGCCGTCCGGCATGGTAAGCCCCTTCCCTTTCTGCAATGATCCCTCGGCGTTCAGGGGAGGGACTTCCCATTGATACCCCCGGGCAGTCAGAATGGCGTAGGCCTCCTGTGTCCGCCGCTTCCGATCCATCCCTTTGCCGTAGGCAGGGGTGTCGGGATTGTAATAGAAGGTGTTTGACGGGGGGATAAAGGTATCCAGCCGCTGGCCATGGTCGTGCAGGATCCGCTTGACGATAAAGTCCTTGTTGATGAGGTAGGCCACGGCGCGACGAAAGTCAGGATCGGACATGGGCGGTTTTCTGAGGTTGAATCCCAGGTAGCGGTAGCCCTCATCCAGGGTCATGGGGACACTGATATGGGGGTTTTGAACAAGCTCTTTTACAAAGGCGTGGCTGATTCCCTTCCAGAGAAAATCCACCTCCCCCTTTTTTAATGCCAGTGTCGCGCCGGAAAGGGTCCCGTAGATTTTAAACAGGACCCCGTCGATGTAAGGCCCCAATACCCTTCCCGCGATATTTTTCCCTTGGCCGAAAAAGTGATCGTTTTTCTCCAGGAGGATGTAAGCCCCTTTTTTCCGAGAGGCAATCTTGAAAGGGCCGAGTCCTACAGGATCGCTGACCATATGGGACTGGATCATCTTGAGGGCAGCCTCTCTCTGCCTTTCCTCTATGGCTTCCGATGGATTTGAGTCCCCCGAGCCTGACAGGAGCGCTTCCGCACGCCTTACCAGGGGCTCCCATTGCTTCTTCTGAATGACCCAGCTGGTGAGGGTGCGCCTGGCAAAAATGGCCGTCGGTTTCCGAATCGTCATTCGGATTGTCCTCTTGTCAGCGGCCACCATCTTCTCCACAGGCTCCCAGTAGGCGTGATACCTCGGGATGCGGAGTTTCTTGAATAGCTCTCCGGTGAAGACCACATCCTCGGCAGTGAATTCCTCGCCGTCATCCCAGCGCATCTCCCTCAGATGAAAGGTCACGGTTCTGCTTTCGGGATCATAGACCGGCTGGTCTTGGGCAAGCCAGGGGATAAGGGTCTGGCTGTCAGGATCGACCAGATAGAGGGGCTGGTAAATCAGCTGGATAACCCTTTTTGTCCAGGCATCGCCGGGCTGAAACGGGTTCAGGTTCTTGGGTTCTTTCAGGATGGCGATATTGAGGAAGGTCTTGGCGAGGGCGGGCGCCGGAACGGCCGGCAAGGTCAAAAGCGTCAGGTAGAGGGCGATCCGCCATAATGCCGGGATGATCCTTTTCCGTGCATGGATTTTCATCATAAACCTCCTTTGAACAACATGGGGAGAGGGGGGAATCATATTTCCACCATGTAAGGCATCATGGGGAGGATGTTAATGGGGTATACCCCTCATTCTGTTTCCGAAATACCCCTCTTTTTCGAAAAGAATACACGGATTGCCCTATTGCACGTCATCCGGGGTTTGGTCAGACTGATAAACTTGGATCCAGAAAAGATGAGGCCAAGAAGACCGATTCGACGGGAGAAGACAGAAGATTTCATTGGGCACCAGCGGCAGGCAGTCCGGGTGAGCTGCCGATTCCGGAGAACTCGAACGAGGAAGGAGTAAGTTGAGTGAGCAGATGGCAGATTATTCTCATCGCCGGCCTTGTGGTCCTTATCACCGGACTCCATTTTATGACCCCCGTCAATATGCCGTCCCTCCATATTGTCTATCGGGAGCTGTACTTCGTGCCCATTATCCTGGCCGGTCTCTGGGGAGGCAAAAAGGGCGGCCTGTGTACCAGCATCGCCATATCCCTGATCTATATTCCGCATATCTTTTCTCTGATGAAGCCCCATCCCTCCCTTGATCCCAATATGATGCTGAATGTTTTGGCGACCTCTGCGGAGTCCCTGTGGGGAAATCTTTTTCAACTGATCTTCTACAATCTGGTAGGGTTTTTCCTGGGATATATGATCCAAAACATGGAAAAGGCACACCAGGCAAGCATAAGATCGGAACGACTTGCCGCTGTCGGTAAAACGGTTGCCGAGATTGCACATGACATGAAGGCCCCTTTGATGGCCATCGGCGGGTTCTCTGCCCAGCTGGCCAAGGCCATAGACAAAGATGATCAGGCCAGCCGCAAGAAGCTGAACATCGTCATGAAAGAGACCGCCCGCCTGGAGGCCATGATCAAAGACATGCTGGACTTTGCCAGGCCCCTTGAACTCAGCGTTTCACCTGCGGATCTGAATCAGGTGGTATCCGAAACCGTCGGGGTTGCCCAATCCATTGCACAAGAGGCGGGGGTCGGTCTCCTCATGGCGCTGGATCAGTCCATCCCTTCTTTGATGCTGGATGTCACGAGGGTCAGGCAAGTCATTATGAACCTGGTGACCAATGCGGTCCAGGCATCCCCCAAAGGAGAGGAGGTCACCATAAGAACCCGTGGTTCAGGCGGCGCGGTGGCTCTGGACGTGATCGACCGTGGCCGGGGCATCGCCGTTGAAGACCGGGAAAACATATTCCAGCCCTTCTTTTCAACCAAAAAGGACGGGACCGGCCTGGGTCTGGCAAACGTGAAGAAGATTGTCGAGGCGCATGGGGGCAAGGTTTCCTTTCGTCCCAATGCCGAAAAAGGGGTGACCTTCACGGCTGAGTTTGCTGCATGAGGCAGATGCTCAGGGGGGGGTAGAGTATGGGGTGAGGTCCATGCAACATTGCGTTTCCTTCCCTTTTTGGATATGATACGGCAACCGCATACGTTCGATCGGATTTTCGTCCCTCAGGCAAGGGTAAAGGGACAGGAAGAGGGGAAACACCGCTATGGAGTGTACCCTGCTGGGATCAGGGGGCATGATGCCGCTGCCCCATCGCTTTCTCACCGCTCTCATGGTTCGCCTCAACGGGGTCTCCTATCTCTTTGATGCCGGTGAAGGGGCCCAGATCAATCTGAAACGAGGTGGGCTGGGCATCAAATCTCTATCCGTAATATGCGTGAGCCATCTTCACGCGGATCACTGTCTCGGTATCCCGGGCCTGTTAATGCTTCGTTCCCAGGTTCCCGACCCCGGTCCTCTCGTTATTCTCGGACCGGCAGGGATAAAGGAGTTCATCAGCCAGGTCCAGCGTACGCTCGACTTTTTCATCGACTATTCCATACGCTTTGTGGAATGGGATGAGCGGGCGCCGGAGACCGCCTATGAGGATGAACAGGTCCGGATCAGATGGGCGCCCCTCAAACACACCACGACCTGTGTGGGGTATCGGCTGGAGGAGCATCCCCGTCCGGGGAGATTCGACGTCAAGGCCGCCAGGACCCTGGGTGTTCCGGAAGGACGGCTCTGGGGAAAACTACAGAGAGGGGAGCCCGTGACGCTCGACCACGGGGGGGTGATTCACCCCCGGCAGGTGCTTGGGCCCGGACGGCCGGGCAGGTCCATCTGTTATGCAGTGGATACGGCCGTAACCAAAGCCTTGTACAGCCTCTGCCGGGATGTGGATATGGCATTTCTGGACGGCATGTTTCATCCCCTGGAACAGGAGGAGGCGGTCCGTAAGGCCCATATGACCGTGGATGACGCTGCACGCGTCGCAAACCGCGCCGGCGCCAAACGGGTGGTACTTGTGCACACCAGTCCCCGCTACAGGGAAGGGGATCTCCCCGGGCTCGAGGAGGCCGCAAAAAAGAGATTCGAGAGGGCGGAAATCGGCCGGGATCTGGACAGTTATGTCTTAAGCCCCTCCCCATAGGGCTTTCAAGGAACAGGGAAGGTCGCCGAGTGTTACAACCCCTTATGGATGCAGCGCTTTAAATGATCCACCAATGGACGGGAGGGGAGAAGACAGGGTTTTTGCATTTCACCTTTGGTTCAATATAGGCTGCCTTGGGAGGCATGATGATTAGAGAACTCGACCTGGGACCCAAGCAACGCATGACCGTTGCCGCTGCCATGACGCTGGGGGCCGTGCTGGTGCTGGTGTTGATTTTCAGTGCGATCGTATGGGGGCTGGCCCACT
This Deltaproteobacteria bacterium DNA region includes the following protein-coding sequences:
- the rnz gene encoding ribonuclease Z, with translation MECTLLGSGGMMPLPHRFLTALMVRLNGVSYLFDAGEGAQINLKRGGLGIKSLSVICVSHLHADHCLGIPGLLMLRSQVPDPGPLVILGPAGIKEFISQVQRTLDFFIDYSIRFVEWDERAPETAYEDEQVRIRWAPLKHTTTCVGYRLEEHPRPGRFDVKAARTLGVPEGRLWGKLQRGEPVTLDHGGVIHPRQVLGPGRPGRSICYAVDTAVTKALYSLCRDVDMAFLDGMFHPLEQEEAVRKAHMTVDDAARVANRAGAKRVVLVHTSPRYREGDLPGLEEAAKKRFERAEIGRDLDSYVLSPSP
- a CDS encoding pyridoxamine 5'-phosphate oxidase family protein, encoding MKDNSELKRQALELINRQSTMTLATARDNTPWAAPVYYVFYQSAFFFFSDPESRHIIEAMESKQASAAIYPYADTWQGIKGIQMSGAVRQLTPGITAVQAIRAYTRKFRFVREFFDAGQALNLENFVKRFKVRFYRLDPRIVYYLDNQIKFGFRERITL
- a CDS encoding NADH:flavin oxidoreductase, translating into MKIPFTPLAIGDLTLKNRFVRSATYDGGADPGGFVSEWQIDLYTALARGEVGLIVSGIFNVDSAGKISPSQNSIQRDHSIEGLSWLVNAVHEHGSKLAVQLFHGGREAFRRQGALGRRALGPSDLEPGEDPYFEGACRGMTAEEIEAVIDAFGKAAGRVKRAGADAVQVHGAHAYLLSQFLSPQSNRRKDNWGGPLENRLRLHKRVYAAVRKAVGKKYPVMIKLGVADGFAGGLEFEEGLQAAVQLADLGYDAIEVSQGLRGGDFTQAEFRPKIVKREQEGYFREWCRQVKAKVNVPVTMVGGLRSRDLMEEVLSAGHADLVALCRPLIREPDLIASWSTGEERRPTCISCNGCFDLILTGARLKCVLGEKEDAHL
- a CDS encoding cytochrome C codes for the protein MKWNTFLLILFCAIMVSGPGTALSQPQPPVVTPFVSGTWAQFSWTGVSGATGYTLSYAPKTSTGFGSIVTVDVGMQTRLSVYLWPGAAYYMAVQSRDASGVSPYSNIVEVVIEDPGPLSGEFQVFAFNDLGMHCYDPDFSVFSILPLYNVLNAQVIQKGTAPKIMGPAVSVTYQAMADQTGSINMTSAGKTNFWDYVLPLFGADLQVDEGLMGAKMPGITNQPQPLPWEGENVYWFSAAGIPITSLDDNLNVNSYPLMNVKAMDPLNTAVLSSLPVVVPISDEMNCNVCHATGNVGASISGLPWSANANPAIQYRENVLILHDYRNGTNLFNSQPVLCASCHYSPALDLTHAGPVGPQITNPTLSRAVHGYHATRTPVDPPSGNACYYCHPGENTQCARGAMDTAGLSCSDCHGTLTAVGHANRTPWTDLPTCQSCHTGDALNNYDGQIIRRRTYADSPDQATFIVAANKRFAEQAGTLYRNSVGHNGVSCPSCHGSPHAIWPSREANDNLAALQIQGHDGMITECAACHGSGLPLTLNGPHGIHNVNSQAWVKDHEEFKSQAACGTCHGATGDGTVISKAAADRIFEVEDRIVAIPKGTQIGCGLCHENELVGDDDDDD
- a CDS encoding ABC transporter substrate-binding protein codes for the protein MMKIHARKRIIPALWRIALYLTLLTLPAVPAPALAKTFLNIAILKEPKNLNPFQPGDAWTKRVIQLIYQPLYLVDPDSQTLIPWLAQDQPVYDPESRTVTFHLREMRWDDGEEFTAEDVVFTGELFKKLRIPRYHAYWEPVEKMVAADKRTIRMTIRKPTAIFARRTLTSWVIQKKQWEPLVRRAEALLSGSGDSNPSEAIEERQREAALKMIQSHMVSDPVGLGPFKIASRKKGAYILLEKNDHFFGQGKNIAGRVLGPYIDGVLFKIYGTLSGATLALKKGEVDFLWKGISHAFVKELVQNPHISVPMTLDEGYRYLGFNLRKPPMSDPDFRRAVAYLINKDFIVKRILHDHGQRLDTFIPPSNTFYYNPDTPAYGKGMDRKRRTQEAYAILTARGYQWEVPPLNAEGSLQKGKGLTMPDGKAMGRLTLITPPAHYDTEMAASGQAIQEWLGEFGIPVSWDSTAFANLIRQVKVDQDFDMFILSWRGLSLDPDYLRRFFHSAYNLPNQWNFSGYHTDRFDRLAEMQMQALDLKERRRMVMRLQNLLSRDLPAIPLYVPHQMEGVRTDRFTGWVKEVGGVGNIWTFCMLRPVQQN
- a CDS encoding lysophospholipase gives rise to the protein MEHQDGFFKGIRDTRIYYHTWLPDGDPKGILIVVHGLAEHSGRYMNLVDHFVPLGYAVYGMDHIGHGQSEGARVYVQRFEDYTGTLKIFRDMVGQWHPETPVFLVGHSMGGLISAVYLLEHQSEITGAVLTGPSVKVSDNTSPITVFFGKMFSALIPKLGVIRLEAEGISRDPAVVAAYVNDPMVYSGKIPARLAAELLKAMQRVSAEGAGITLPVLIIQGGKDRLVDPSGARMLYEKITSRDKTIKIYDELYHEVFNEPEHDQVLSFVEGWLASHLGSQG